In Chiloscyllium punctatum isolate Juve2018m chromosome 52, sChiPun1.3, whole genome shotgun sequence, a single genomic region encodes these proteins:
- the LOC140470617 gene encoding histone H3: MARTKQTARKSTGGKAPRKQLATKAARKSAPATGGVKKPHRYRPGTVALREIRRYQKSTELLIRKLPFQRLVREIAQDFKTDLRFQSSAVMALQEASEAYLVGLFEDTNLCAIHAKRVTIMPKDIQLARRIRGERA; this comes from the coding sequence ATGGCCCGAACCAAGCAGACAGCGCGCAAATCCACCGGAGGGAAAGCTCCCCGCAAGCAGCTGGCGACCAAAGCGGCCCGCAAGAGCGCTCCGGCCACGGGCGGAGTGAAGAAGCCTCATCGCTACAGGCCCGGCACGGTGGCTCTGCGGGAGATCCGCCGCTACCAGAAATCCACCGAGCTGCTGATCCGCAAACTGCCCTTCCAGCGGCTGGTGCGAGAGATCGCTCAGGACTTCAAGACCGACCTGCGCTTCCAGAGCTCGGCGGTGATGGCCCTGCAGGAGGCCAGCGAGGCTTACCTGGTGGGACTGTTTGAGGACACCAACCTGTGCGCCATCCACGCCAAGCGGGTCACCATCATGCCCAAAGACATCCAGCTGGCCCGCCGGATCCGCGGGGAGCGCGCCTAA
- the LOC140470935 gene encoding histone H1-like, protein MSDSAAAETAPPASAPTKEKAPKKKAAAPRKKTPGPGLGELILKVVGDIKDRKGASLSAVKKGLERSGIDVGKRNAQIKMSIRRCLANGSLVLVKGQGVSGSFKLPKNPVKAKAGKKAGTSAAAKKPAVKKSPAKKVTAKKSQAKKATGKKSQAKKSPAKKASGKKTASPKKAVSKAAPKKRTPVKNVKKTKGPKAPKPISKSAKGKAKPKATKTAAKK, encoded by the coding sequence ATGAGCGACAGTGCAGCCGCCGAAACGGCTCCTCCAGCCTCCGCTCCCACCAAAGAAAAGGCTCCCAAGAAGAAGGCGGCGGCTCCCAGGAAAAAAACACCCGGTCCCGGGTTGGGAGAGCTGATTCTGAAGGTTGTCGGGGATATCAAGGATCGCAAAGGGGCGTCTCTGTCCGCTGTAAAGAAGGGGCTGGAGAGAAGCGGGATCGATGTGGGAAAGCGAAATGCACAGATCAAGATGAGTATCAGGAGGTGCCTGGCGAACGGCTCCCTTGTTCTGGTCAAGGGCCAGGGCGTCTCCGGCTCCTTCAAACTCCCAAAGAATCCAGTCAAGGCAAAAGCGGGAAAGAAGGCGGGAACATCAGCGGCCGCCAAGAAACCGGCCGTGAAGAAATCACCGGCCAAGAAGGTGACAGCAAAGAAATCCCAGGCCAAGAAAGCGACAGGCAAGAAATCCCAGGCCAAGAAATCCCCAGCCAAGAAAGCGAGCGGCAAGAAGACGGCATCGCCAAAGAAAGCGGTGAGCAAAGCAGCGCCAAAGAAACGGACCCCCGTGAAGAATGTGAAAAAGACCAAGGGCCCTAAAGCCCCCAAACCCATCAGCAAATCGGCTAAAGGCAAGGCCAAGCCCAAAGCGACCAAGACAGCAGCAAAGAAATGA